Proteins co-encoded in one Bacteroidales bacterium genomic window:
- a CDS encoding acyl carrier protein produces the protein MKDKLITALAEALEIEPSAINPEDTFRDYETYSSLTELSVLAMLDSDFGIELEMKDFNKFKTVEDLIQLVNKSNK, from the coding sequence AAAGATAAACTAATCACCGCATTGGCTGAAGCTCTTGAAATTGAACCTTCCGCAATTAATCCAGAGGACACATTCAGGGATTACGAGACTTACAGTTCATTAACAGAACTATCCGTGCTGGCTATGTTGGATTCAGATTTTGGTATTGAACTTGAAATGAAGGATTTCAATAAATTCAAAACCGTTGAAGATTTGATCCAGCTTGTAAACAAGTCAAACAAATGA